A portion of the Bacillus thuringiensis genome contains these proteins:
- a CDS encoding tyrosine-type recombinase/integrase, with protein sequence MKGHIRKRGNKYCIIIDIGPDPETGKRRQKWFSGYKTKKEAQADVAKKITELNEGTFVEPSKLTLKEYLLEWLEVKKMSLENGTYISYKAYINAYIMPTIGMVSLHKLNAIHIQKCYKATIDKGIANNSILLMHKILKSALNLAVKQNVITKNPANFAEIPKKEKSSIQPWTEEEVKSFLFHSQDSRYHIGYVIAITTGMRLGEVLGLRWQDVDFKNSTVTINQTIGFDNKVKLTAKNKSSKRTIPVPAKTIEALKKYRTQVNKEKLRLGSAYSDLDLINCNEVGEVLKRCTFRAHFKKIIKKAGVKEIRFHDVRHTHATLLLKQGVNPKIISERLGHTDISMTLRIYSHILPNMQKEAVENFGKSIFG encoded by the coding sequence GTGAAAGGACATATTCGAAAAAGAGGAAATAAATATTGCATTATTATTGATATTGGACCAGATCCGGAGACAGGAAAAAGAAGACAGAAGTGGTTTTCTGGGTATAAGACGAAAAAAGAAGCACAGGCTGATGTAGCGAAGAAGATTACAGAGTTGAATGAAGGAACTTTTGTGGAGCCATCTAAACTTACCTTAAAAGAATATTTATTGGAATGGTTAGAAGTAAAAAAAATGAGTTTAGAAAACGGTACGTATATTTCTTATAAAGCCTATATAAATGCATATATTATGCCAACTATTGGGATGGTTTCACTCCATAAATTAAATGCAATACACATTCAAAAATGTTATAAGGCCACAATAGATAAAGGGATCGCTAACAACTCCATTCTTCTTATGCATAAAATTTTAAAGAGCGCTCTCAATTTAGCGGTAAAACAAAATGTTATTACCAAAAACCCTGCTAACTTTGCTGAAATACCAAAAAAAGAAAAATCCTCTATCCAGCCCTGGACAGAGGAAGAAGTAAAGAGTTTTTTATTTCATTCACAAGATTCACGATACCATATCGGCTATGTCATTGCAATTACTACAGGTATGCGTTTAGGAGAAGTTCTTGGTTTACGATGGCAAGATGTTGATTTTAAAAATAGCACTGTTACAATCAATCAGACTATTGGTTTTGATAACAAAGTTAAATTAACTGCAAAAAACAAATCATCCAAGCGTACGATTCCTGTGCCAGCAAAAACTATAGAAGCTCTAAAAAAATACCGAACACAAGTTAATAAGGAGAAATTACGCTTAGGCTCTGCTTATAGCGATTTAGATTTAATAAATTGCAATGAAGTGGGAGAAGTTTTGAAGAGATGTACTTTTAGAGCTCACTTCAAGAAAATTATTAAAAAAGCGGGTGTAAAAGAAATAAGATTTCATGATGTAAGACATACACATGCAACCTTATTATTAAAACAAGGAGTCAATCCAAAAATTATAAGCGAAAGATTAGGCCATACAGACATTTCAATGACCTTGAGGATTTATTCACACATATTACCAAACATGCAAAAAGAAGCGGTTGAAAACTTCGGCAAAAGCATCTTTGGATAA
- a CDS encoding helix-turn-helix domain-containing protein has translation MKTFSETLKTLRKSRSLRQEDLAHELNLSRSQINNYENGFSEPDLTTLFRLASYFNVTLDILTGRIDDFDDTMLHNTMIGIQKTYGVLSESQRKNFCKQLDHYVRFLSENNEIL, from the coding sequence ATGAAAACATTTAGTGAAACTTTAAAAACGTTAAGAAAAAGTCGTTCGTTAAGGCAAGAGGATTTAGCTCATGAACTAAACCTTAGTAGAAGCCAAATAAACAATTACGAAAATGGTTTTTCTGAGCCTGATCTTACTACATTATTTCGCCTCGCTTCCTATTTCAATGTGACACTAGATATACTTACAGGACGCATTGATGATTTTGATGATACAATGTTGCACAATACCATGATTGGCATTCAAAAAACATATGGGGTGTTATCTGAAAGCCAAAGAAAAAACTTCTGTAAGCAACTAGATCATTATGTAAGGTTCCTAAGTGAAAATAATGAAATATTGTGA
- a CDS encoding AimR family lysis-lysogeny pheromone receptor, producing MKKLMNMVGDFIDSNNMVRNDLAIKIGVSNTTLGNGLNGKFEMKFENFLKLLNEIYDNQREIRLKIKKFAMKCTSDLNVKKSLFYCQAAGEYDTIQYLIRKYKNNENLQRYIDVYELFNKRNRNEMRGQELSNLVNTLTQIEDVDRQILIELLLTVCMYDHGNYSAMLPHADNARNALPKVKNKFIKQCVELYFHERQAYIQLLNNNVSESRRIANKVVESSFNALITKATALCCIGESYIFSGEILKAEKYILESISLLKEVSSAQKTRKYKSFHTTLAFLYIEHNFNLDKIDFMAIDKAEIAFFEAKYGDRNLAIKLLNELLEENGKLTGFQWYYYAYARPEKRIEYLNNALLELAKNGNIYYMQAIREAFTKEQVS from the coding sequence ATGAAGAAGTTAATGAACATGGTAGGAGATTTTATTGATTCTAACAATATGGTTAGAAATGATTTAGCTATAAAAATAGGTGTTAGTAATACAACGCTTGGAAATGGACTGAATGGAAAATTCGAAATGAAATTCGAAAATTTTTTGAAATTGTTGAATGAAATCTATGATAATCAAAGAGAAATTAGATTGAAAATAAAAAAATTCGCAATGAAATGTACAAGCGATTTAAATGTGAAAAAATCGCTTTTTTATTGTCAGGCAGCTGGGGAATATGACACTATTCAATATTTAATTAGAAAATATAAAAATAATGAAAATTTACAAAGGTATATTGATGTATATGAACTTTTCAATAAGAGGAATCGTAATGAAATGCGTGGACAAGAATTAAGTAATTTGGTTAATACATTGACGCAAATAGAGGATGTAGACCGCCAAATACTTATTGAACTGTTATTAACGGTATGCATGTATGATCATGGTAATTATAGCGCGATGCTTCCACATGCTGATAATGCTAGAAATGCACTACCAAAAGTAAAAAATAAGTTTATAAAACAATGTGTAGAATTATATTTTCATGAACGCCAAGCCTATATACAACTTCTAAATAATAATGTTAGTGAAAGCCGCAGGATAGCTAATAAAGTCGTAGAATCAAGTTTTAATGCTTTAATCACTAAAGCCACAGCATTATGCTGCATTGGGGAATCTTATATATTTTCAGGGGAAATTTTGAAAGCTGAAAAGTACATCCTAGAATCCATTAGTTTATTAAAAGAAGTATCTTCTGCACAGAAAACCAGAAAATACAAATCATTTCATACAACATTAGCTTTTCTTTACATAGAACATAACTTTAATCTTGATAAAATTGATTTTATGGCAATAGATAAGGCTGAAATCGCTTTTTTTGAAGCGAAGTATGGCGATCGAAACCTTGCTATTAAGCTATTAAACGAATTGTTAGAAGAGAACGGAAAATTGACTGGTTTTCAATGGTATTATTATGCTTACGCTAGACCGGAAAAAAGAATAGAATATCTCAATAATGCGTTGCTAGAACTTGCTAAAAATGGTAATATATATTACATGCAGGCTATTCGCGAAGCCTTTACGAAAGAGCAGGTGAGTTGA
- a CDS encoding helix-turn-helix domain-containing protein, translating to MENAIGKRVKEIRAELKLSQSQFAESIGVSKSLISLIELGRKNPSVETINKIAKKGNISVDYILGRTNNRNSSENEASEVKIELNTAVDRIEKLTEEQQRFIIKMLNGMVDNIED from the coding sequence ATGGAGAATGCTATCGGCAAACGTGTTAAAGAAATACGTGCTGAATTAAAACTAAGTCAGAGTCAATTTGCAGAATCTATAGGAGTTAGTAAATCTCTAATATCGTTGATCGAACTTGGTAGAAAAAACCCTTCAGTAGAAACGATTAACAAGATTGCCAAGAAAGGTAATATTAGTGTTGATTACATCCTGGGAAGAACAAATAATAGAAATTCCAGTGAAAATGAGGCATCTGAAGTAAAAATAGAACTGAATACTGCTGTAGACAGAATCGAGAAGTTGACTGAAGAACAACAACGATTCATTATCAAAATGTTAAACGGCATGGTAGACAATATAGAGGATTGA
- a CDS encoding helix-turn-helix domain-containing protein, with translation MTQTIKLNTERARELRENYGYTHGYVAQQLNCHKSAYSHIERGFRQPSIDKLGKLSELYGVSTDELLKKSTL, from the coding sequence ATGACTCAAACAATAAAATTAAACACAGAAAGAGCTAGAGAGCTAAGGGAAAATTATGGTTATACTCATGGTTATGTTGCTCAACAACTCAACTGTCATAAAAGTGCATATAGTCATATTGAAAGGGGTTTTAGGCAACCGAGCATAGATAAGTTAGGGAAACTATCAGAGTTATATGGTGTCTCTACAGATGAATTATTAAAAAAAAGTACACTATAG
- a CDS encoding Rha family transcriptional regulator — MDQLQVVENNQLTLTSLEISEMLNKRHSDLLRTIEEYVFVLENAKLRSQNFFKESSYKVEGNNKTYKQYLLTRKGCDMVANKMTGEKGILFTATYIERFHQMEQELKIKQAHLPINPFNQIQLIAIGTTQLNERVEKLEVFFDERLTVDYGQQQAIRNALNRRVYKLWDDGTINQVVHDSRKKLFSAAWRDVKSAFAVNSYCNILQKDFNEAISYINAWRPRLV; from the coding sequence ATGGATCAATTACAGGTCGTTGAAAATAATCAACTTACATTAACAAGTTTAGAAATCTCTGAAATGTTGAATAAACGTCATTCGGATTTATTAAGAACTATCGAAGAATACGTATTTGTTTTAGAAAACGCAAAATTGCGTTCTCAAAATTTCTTTAAAGAATCTTCATATAAGGTTGAAGGTAACAACAAAACTTATAAACAATATCTTTTAACTCGTAAAGGTTGTGACATGGTAGCTAACAAAATGACTGGAGAGAAAGGGATCTTGTTTACCGCAACATATATTGAAAGATTCCATCAAATGGAGCAGGAGTTAAAAATAAAGCAAGCACATTTACCAATTAATCCATTTAATCAGATTCAACTAATTGCTATAGGTACCACACAACTAAATGAACGAGTTGAAAAGCTAGAGGTATTCTTTGATGAAAGATTAACAGTGGATTACGGTCAGCAACAAGCAATTAGAAATGCTTTAAACCGTAGAGTGTACAAGCTTTGGGATGACGGAACTATAAATCAAGTTGTTCATGATAGCAGAAAGAAACTTTTCTCAGCAGCATGGAGAGATGTGAAGTCAGCATTTGCTGTAAATAGTTATTGCAACATCTTACAGAAAGACTTTAATGAAGCGATATCATACATAAATGCTTGGCGGCCGAGGTTGGTGTGA
- a CDS encoding helix-turn-helix domain-containing protein: MGLDQIIKESIREVVREEIQAALAAFQQQAQPNKVMRVKEAAAYLNIAISRMYELANHPQFPVIRDGRKLLFLQKDLEAWLEAQKEESSIV; the protein is encoded by the coding sequence ATGGGATTAGATCAAATCATTAAAGAATCAATCCGCGAAGTTGTTCGAGAGGAAATCCAAGCGGCATTAGCTGCATTCCAACAACAAGCACAACCAAATAAAGTAATGCGAGTAAAAGAAGCGGCTGCTTATCTCAATATCGCAATTTCTCGAATGTATGAATTAGCAAACCACCCACAGTTTCCAGTAATTAGAGATGGGCGTAAGTTACTCTTTTTACAGAAAGATTTAGAAGCATGGCTTGAAGCACAAAAAGAAGAATCAAGCATTGTTTAA
- a CDS encoding conserved phage C-terminal domain-containing protein, giving the protein MAKYRHVQTTFWSDPKVTEEMTPEDRYFYLYLMTNEHTTQIGVYQITRKQMAFELGYSIESAKALLDRFTKHHELIVYNEETREVCILNWGKYNLIKGGKPIEDCIQKELKTIKDLSLVKLVLDRTKNEVLVKKISIMAGFDDTYHDTSTIRGQKEKEKEKNTTSSSSDESDTKVSIPYQEILNYLNKKADKNFNHKAESHRKLIRARWNEGYTVENFKTVIDIKVTQWLGKLDREGKPLNQYLRPSTLFAQKHFDNYLNETVKGAKNNDPIARNGAVYYNETEFDF; this is encoded by the coding sequence ATGGCTAAATACAGACATGTTCAAACTACATTTTGGTCAGATCCAAAGGTTACAGAAGAAATGACACCAGAGGATAGATACTTTTATCTGTATCTAATGACAAATGAACATACAACTCAAATTGGTGTATATCAAATTACACGGAAACAAATGGCTTTCGAATTAGGTTATTCCATAGAAAGCGCTAAAGCTTTGCTAGATCGTTTTACGAAACATCATGAGTTGATAGTATACAACGAAGAAACGAGGGAAGTATGCATCCTTAACTGGGGGAAATACAACTTGATTAAAGGCGGAAAGCCAATTGAAGATTGTATTCAAAAAGAGTTAAAAACAATTAAAGACTTATCGTTGGTAAAACTTGTATTAGATAGAACTAAAAATGAGGTGCTAGTTAAAAAAATCAGTATTATGGCAGGGTTTGACGATACGTACCACGATACGTCAACGATACGTGGACAAAAAGAAAAAGAAAAAGAAAAAAATACTACGTCATCTTCTTCTGACGAATCAGATACAAAAGTATCCATTCCTTATCAAGAAATACTAAATTATTTAAATAAAAAAGCGGATAAGAACTTTAACCATAAAGCAGAAAGTCATAGAAAGTTAATTAGAGCCAGATGGAATGAAGGGTATACAGTTGAAAACTTTAAAACTGTTATTGATATCAAGGTAACACAATGGCTTGGAAAGCTTGATAGAGAAGGGAAACCTCTTAATCAGTATTTAAGACCAAGTACATTATTTGCCCAGAAACATTTTGATAACTATTTAAATGAAACAGTAAAAGGAGCGAAAAATAATGATCCAATTGCAAGAAACGGAGCAGTTTACTACAACGAAACTGAATTTGACTTCTAA
- a CDS encoding DnaA ATPase domain-containing protein: MIQLQETEQFTTTKLNLTSNLCEVCKEKGIKQRTMIFQGEEVCPKCYLQKDHDRLYTECNKYYKGEEERRRKAYFHNHSLISDPTIMNAKFDNFIPDCDEEVSNRAQAVTHAHNIISDMKYTLVASGDAGRGKSHLMHAIAEEINENGTQTVLFISESVLFKKLKATFKRGSELSEDDYLQKIIDADVVIFDDFGSTLGDYRDINLKALEFHNKKGEGNITDLQRATKYMNDTYMTIFDGRQGKANGIATNLVGAAITYCYDQRITSRILGCKSAMTFKNTPDRRKKALPF; the protein is encoded by the coding sequence ATGATCCAATTGCAAGAAACGGAGCAGTTTACTACAACGAAACTGAATTTGACTTCTAATCTATGTGAAGTGTGTAAAGAAAAAGGAATTAAGCAACGAACAATGATTTTTCAAGGCGAGGAAGTTTGTCCTAAATGTTATTTACAAAAGGACCACGATAGATTGTATACGGAATGCAACAAATATTACAAGGGTGAAGAGGAACGGAGAAGAAAAGCTTATTTCCATAATCATAGTTTAATCAGTGATCCTACAATCATGAATGCAAAATTTGATAATTTCATACCTGATTGTGATGAAGAAGTGAGTAACAGAGCTCAAGCTGTAACACATGCCCATAACATTATAAGCGATATGAAATATACATTAGTAGCTTCTGGAGATGCAGGAAGAGGAAAAAGTCACTTAATGCATGCCATAGCTGAAGAAATTAATGAGAACGGAACGCAAACTGTGTTGTTTATTAGCGAAAGTGTTTTATTCAAAAAGTTAAAAGCTACATTCAAAAGAGGTTCTGAGTTATCTGAAGATGATTATTTACAAAAAATAATTGATGCAGATGTAGTGATATTTGATGATTTCGGTTCAACGTTAGGTGATTACAGAGATATCAACTTGAAAGCACTTGAATTCCACAATAAAAAAGGGGAAGGGAATATTACTGATCTCCAAAGAGCAACAAAATATATGAATGATACTTATATGACCATTTTTGATGGTAGACAAGGAAAGGCTAATGGAATTGCTACAAATTTAGTAGGTGCAGCAATCACGTATTGTTATGACCAGCGAATCACATCTAGGATACTTGGTTGCAAATCAGCCATGACATTTAAAAATACACCTGATAGACGTAAGAAAGCTTTGCCTTTTTGA
- a CDS encoding AbrB/MazE/SpoVT family DNA-binding domain-containing protein, which yields MKNTGVVRKVDELGRLVIPVELRRTLGIAEGTALDFHVDGENIILRKPEKSCFVTGEVSESNIELLGGRMVLSKEGASELLDLLQKNVMEHA from the coding sequence ATGAAAAATACAGGTGTTGTAAGAAAAGTGGACGAGCTAGGGCGATTAGTAATTCCAGTTGAATTGCGCAGGACCTTAGGTATTGCTGAAGGGACAGCGTTAGACTTTCATGTTGACGGAGAAAACATCATTTTAAGAAAACCAGAAAAGTCATGTTTTGTAACAGGTGAAGTGTCTGAATCCAACATCGAATTGTTAGGCGGCCGAATGGTTTTGAGTAAGGAAGGGGCAAGTGAGTTATTGGACCTTCTTCAAAAGAATGTGATGGAACATGCCTAA